The sequence below is a genomic window from Desulfobulbaceae bacterium DB1.
ACCAAACACGCCAAAGAGGCGGGTGCCGACGGTGCGCTGGTGATCACCCCGTACTATAACAAGCCTTCCCAGGAAGGATTGTACCAGCATTTCAAGACCGTGGCCGAGGCGGTGGACATTCCCTTGATCCTTTATAACGTGCCGTCCCGCACCGCAATTGACATGCAGCCTGCCACCGTAGCCCGCTGCGCCGAGGTCGACAACATCGTCGGCATCAAGGAGGCGACCGGCGACATGAATCGCGCCTGTGACGTGATCCGGCGCTGTCCGAAGGATTTCGCCGTTTTGTCCGGCGATGATTTCACCGCCATGGCCCTGGTGCTGCTGGGTGGAAAAGGTGTTATTTCCGTGACCTCCAATGTTGATCCGAAAAACATGGCGGACCTGATGAACGCGGCGCTGGCCGGTGACGTGGCCAAGGCCCGCGCAATCCAGTACAGCATCTTTCCCCTCATGGGTTCCATGTTTTTTGACACCAACCCGGTGCCGGCCAAAAAGGCGCTGGAACTGATGGGGAAAATCAAGTCAGGCCTGCCGCGCCAGCCCCTGTGGAAAATGGGGGATGAGCCCATGGCCAGAATGCAGGCGGTGTTGAAAGAGCAGGGATTGATCTGAGCCGTTGTGCTGACAATTCTATAAGCGGTGGGTTTAAAGAACGGAGAATTAATATGGCAAAAGTCATTGTGGCCGGTGCCGCCGGCCGGATGGGAAAAAGAATAGGCTACATGGTGACCCAGAACAGCGCTCTCACGCTGGTCGGGGGTTTTGAGCAGGCGGGCAGCCCGGAAGTTGGCAAGGATATCGGCGAGGTGGGCGGTTACGGCGCGGTGGGAGCAACCATTGCCCCGGGTCTTGAATCCATTATTGACACATGCGACGTGATCATTGATTTCACTTTTCATGCCGCCACCATGGAATTTGCCAAGATTGCCGCCAAACACAAAAAGGCGATGGTCATCGGCACAACCGGTCTCAGCCCGGAAAATCTGGCGGAACTGAAAAGGCATGCGGAGCAGATTCCCATCGTCCAGGCGCCCAATATGGCGGTGGGGGTCAACGTGCTGTTCAAGCTGACCCAGAAGGTGGCCGCCATTCTCGGCAATGACTATGACATTGAAATTGTCGAGGCCCATCACCGGATGAAAAAGGACGCTCCCAGCGGCACCGCGCTCAAGCTCGGTGAGATGGCGGCGCTTGGCGTGGGTCGGGATCTCGCCAAGGTCGGCGTTTTTGAGCGCAACGGCATCATCGGCGAGCGCACGGATGAAGAGATCGGTATCCAGACCATCCGCGCCGGCGATATCGTCGGTGAGCACACGGTTTATTTTGCCGGGCCGGGTGAGCGGATCGAGCTCACCCACCGGGCCCACAGTCGCGATAATTTTGCCCGGGGCGCAGCCGTGGCCGCAGCCTGGGTGGCCGGGAAGGCAAACGGCATGTATACCATGTTTGATGTGCTCGGGCTGACCGATATTTAGGAGCCGTTACGAAATAACATGGCCATTTATTTCATCTCGTTACGGCTCCTTATACCCCTCAAGGGGGTACTGAAAAGAGTGCCGTTCCGCGCATTTTTCCGGCCGTGTTATTTGTTTTACAACCGCTTCGTCAAAAGCGCTGCATTATCATGAAGATTGTCCGCTGCCGATTTGACCAAGACGTCCGTTACGGCCTGCTGGAAGGTGATGCAATCCGTCTGCTGCGGGGAACTCCCTATGAGGGTATTGAGCCGGACGGCCGGGTGGTCGGGAGCAGCGAGGTGAAGCTGCTCGCCCCCTGCGAGCCGTCAAAGATTGTGGCGGTGGGCATCAACTATGCGCCCCATGCCAGGGAGCTTGATTTCCAGATTCCGGCGGAGCCGCTCCTGTTTCTCAAGCCGTCCACCGCGGTGATCGGGCCGGATGAGGAAATCATTCTGCCGGCCATGAGCGCCCAGGTCGATTATGAAGGGGAGCTGGCGGTGGTCATCGGGCGGCGTACAAAAAATATCAGTGAAAGCGAGGCGTTGCGGTGCGTTCTCGGCTATACCTGTTGTAACGATGTCACGGCCCGCGATCTGCAGAAAAAGGATGTCCAGTTTACCCGTTCCAAGGGATTTGATACCTTTGCCCCCCTTGGCCCCTGCATTGAAACGGAACTGAACC
It includes:
- a CDS encoding 4-hydroxy-tetrahydrodipicolinate synthase; its protein translation is MTQFQGAFVAIVTPFVDGKIDEQGLKDLIEFQIGNGTHGIVPCGTTGESATLSHDEHRRVVELTIATVNGRVPVLAGTGSNSTSETIELTKHAKEAGADGALVITPYYNKPSQEGLYQHFKTVAEAVDIPLILYNVPSRTAIDMQPATVARCAEVDNIVGIKEATGDMNRACDVIRRCPKDFAVLSGDDFTAMALVLLGGKGVISVTSNVDPKNMADLMNAALAGDVAKARAIQYSIFPLMGSMFFDTNPVPAKKALELMGKIKSGLPRQPLWKMGDEPMARMQAVLKEQGLI
- a CDS encoding 4-hydroxy-tetrahydrodipicolinate reductase; the protein is MAKVIVAGAAGRMGKRIGYMVTQNSALTLVGGFEQAGSPEVGKDIGEVGGYGAVGATIAPGLESIIDTCDVIIDFTFHAATMEFAKIAAKHKKAMVIGTTGLSPENLAELKRHAEQIPIVQAPNMAVGVNVLFKLTQKVAAILGNDYDIEIVEAHHRMKKDAPSGTALKLGEMAALGVGRDLAKVGVFERNGIIGERTDEEIGIQTIRAGDIVGEHTVYFAGPGERIELTHRAHSRDNFARGAAVAAAWVAGKANGMYTMFDVLGLTDI